The following proteins come from a genomic window of Montipora foliosa isolate CH-2021 chromosome 2, ASM3666993v2, whole genome shotgun sequence:
- the LOC137991758 gene encoding uncharacterized protein translates to MSKSSETSSELMTDKKVERAKTARIKRAEKMRRNSPMVRRRLLSQKKNRVAPCLFDVAEEISDNSLPSSAHFIYPVSGSSNSSVRSNSSDGSFGTRSGSSCVSPSYEENPSRETYTLSDGSRNSDSSSDSTSSSSTQNDVSRASSAEVKPGITQGRLIIVQPYRSFSGSYDSSSCERIHKEQKLPAAFGSSSDASSFDSFSENMVQFDKCSSEEDSCRVYPTISN, encoded by the coding sequence ATGTCGAAATCCAGTGAGACTTCGAGTGAATTGATGACCGATAAAAAAGTGGAACGCGCAAAGACCGCTCGAATTAAAAGGGCGGAAAAGATGCGCAGAAACTCACCAATGGTGCGGAGAAGATTGCTCAGCCAGAAGAAAAATCGTGTAGCGCCTTGTCTTTTTGACGTTGCTGAGGAAATTAGTGATAACTCCCTTCCGAGCAGTGCGCACTTCATCTATCCCGTCTCGGGATCTTCAAACAGTTCTGTCCGATCCAACAGTAGCGACGGTAGCTTTGGTACTCGTAGTGGATCTTCATGTGTTTCTCCAAGCTACGAGGAGAACCCCTCAAGGGAGACTTATACTTTGAGTGACGGATCAAGAAATAGTGACTCGTCATCGGACTCGACTTCCTCCTCGTCCACACAGAACGATGTCTCGAGAGCATCAAGTGCAGAGGTTAAGCCAGGTATAACCCAAGGGAGACTAATCATCGTACAGCCTTATCGCAGCTTTTCAGGATCTTACGATAGCTCATCTTGCGAAAGGATCCACAAGGAACAAAAACTCCCAGCAGCATTCGGCTCCTCATCAGATGCTAGTTCATTCGATTCCTTTTCAGAAAACATGGTACAATTTGATAAGTGCTCTAGTGAGGAGGACTCCTGTCGAGTCTATCCTACCATTTCGAATTAA
- the LOC137990890 gene encoding uncharacterized protein, whose product MIHVSLVLFALICSQIYVWNLASAELYSGGDENVSLHAVHNQCSEQNLTIMLTSRLIPNLQHATFNASNKQCEGKHLNSTHVIFSFKAAECGTTRRTSTNGSRVYSNLLTLYFKEHNQSQKLTQILRLECTIYNNVTAIISSSNLLQDATNTKNVTASDEAAEVKGTNGEQDGQTEISRSLKLPTTQTKMGTFGFFGASRFIETENRLKTTEKPSPGEAHPTNTSNVTNPEGVTFAADQSAMTAVKHGVKVTFQAQLQEQRKGNTRFELAIKDCYTSPNATQRNATQNGQLFIKSGCEIKPRLCNFIFKRHSQSQEFSFKIVKSHFKEAKTLFIHCTFVRCEVREPRSACAVGCRGTRKVMQFKKGDLIHSTVGPFTGEFPEKALSAAESRMLVTVTAMVLIFAVICVSFLIIYCIFCRRRKHKRSDRLLENEADASVLQCDTSPGSNCSAVFEDLAVKSSESTNENDTYAILGGGKNVLNMNWTKL is encoded by the exons ATGATTCATGTATCGTTGGTGttgtttgctttgatttgttCACAAATTTACGTCTGGAATCTTGCAAGTGCTGAATTAT ATTCTGGAGGTGATGAGAACGTTTCTCTCCACGCCGTACATAACCAGTGTTCCGAGCAGAACCTCACCATCATGTTGACTTCGAGGCTGATTCCAAACTTACAGCATGCCACTTTCAACGCGAGCAACAAGCAATGCGAGGGAAAACATCTGAACAGCACTCATGTTATTTTCAGCTTTAAAGCTGCTGAATGTGGTACGACTCGACGAACATCCACCAATGGCTCAAGGGTTTACTCCAATCTTCTGACCTTATATTTTAAGGAACACAATCAGTCACAGAAATTAACTCAAATTCTAAGACTCGAATGCACTATTTATAATAACGTGACAGCAATCATCAGCAGCTCAAATCTGCTTCAGGATGCAACAAATACCAAAAATGTCACAGCCTCTGATGAGGCTGCAGAAGTCAAAGGAACAAATGGTGAACAAGATGGTCAAACAGAAATATCCCGCTCACTTAAATTGCCAACGACGCAGACGAAAATGGGAACTTTTGGTTTTTTTGGGGCAAGCAGATTTATTGAAACAGAAAATCGACTAAAGACAACAGAAAAACCGAGTCCGGGAGAAGCTCATCCCA CCAACACCTCCAATGTCACAAATCCCGAAGGTGTAACATTTGCAGCTGATCAAAGCGCAATGACGGCGGTGAAGCATGGAGTAAAAGTGACCTTTCAAGCACAGCTTCAGgagcaaagaaaaggaaacacaaGATTTGAGCTCGCTATAAAAGACTGCTATACATCCCCAAACGCAACGCAACGCAACGCAACGCAAAATGGCCAGCTTTTCATCAAGAGCGG TTGCGAGATCAAACCAAGGCTGTGCAACTTCATATTTAAACGCCATTCCCAGTCACAAGAATTCAGCTTTAAGATCGTCAAATCACACTTTAAGGAGGCCAAAACCTTGTTCATTCATTGCACATTTGTGCGCTGTGAAGTTCGTGAACCAAGGTCAGCGTGTGCTGTGGGTTGTAGAGGAACCAGGAAAGTTATGCAATTTAAAAAAGGCGATTTAATTCATTCTACTGTAGGACCTTTTACTGGGGAATTCCCAGAGAAAG CTCTTTCTGCGGCAGAATCAAGAATGTTGGTTACCGTTACAGCAATGGTATTAATATTCGCTGTCATTTGTGTAAGTTTTCTCATCATATACTGCATTTTTTGTCGGCGTCGAAAACATAAAAGGAGTGACAGATTATTGGAAAATGAAGCTGACGCCAGCGTTCTCCAGTGCGATACAAGTCCTGGTTCGAATTGTTCGGCAGTGTTCGAAGATTTAGCCGTGAAGTCATCGGAGTCTACAAATGAAAATGACACTTATGCAATATTGGGTGGAGGgaaaaacgttcttaacatgAATTGGACAAAACTTTAA
- the LOC137993386 gene encoding uncharacterized protein, with translation MRYEGSLLIFWLAVSCWVGVWQDFGFVASLQPYGRPFKLDSLRDSLPNTQLRARRELSRRRLRRKYKYNLKRTIIRDAVNRKALCLDGSEAVFYLSRNPYSKHWVVQLQAGGSCGTYDSCLDRSRGSFGSSQNYSDYLTGTFVASNDPGENPMFSSWNKVFVPYCSGDVFVGRRGKAKNGHGMNMYGHFIVKAVFLQLIEDYDINRQGIRILFGGASSGGLGMLANIDFIQKLVKPAEIRGYNDGGWFTLYPNFGETSDAGPPYFFKVLGYMFHKLWGGFVDESCRANMPKAEACLYGELVFKHLSAPVYVFVAQWDSYQLQELVHSQFPIMRLPPELPSEAEYLGKFGKNTHRSLRRVINSQKDGVFSPACFMHSFSGDNLSYTSPTLGCTINGKTPYKAFSEWFVSNGTRGTYVEEPLDRPECNPSCCSELCLKCRKPKPKTTHQLNDPAETIQGNGAVPLQSGTTVQVWGLILTTFVLVSWKSVFLSL, from the exons ATGCGCTACGAGGGATCACTGCTTATTTTCTGGCTGGCAGTAAGTTGTTGGGTGGGAGTATGGCAGGACTTTGGATTTGTGGCTAGCCTCCAACCTTACGGGAGACCCTTCAAACTCGATAGCTTGAGAGACAGTTTACCAAATACTCAGCTCAGAGCACGCCGGGAGTTAAGTCGTCGACGACTCCGGAGAAAATACAAGTACAACCTAAAGCGGACGATTATTCGGGATGCAGTGAACAGAAAGgctttatgtttag ATGGTTCAGAGGCTGTGTTTTACCTTAGCCGCAATCCATATTCCAAGCACTGGGTTGTGCAGCTTCAAGCAGGAGGATCATGTGGGACATACGATTCATGTTTGGATAGGTCTCGAGGATCATTTGGCTCCTCACAAAATTACTCTGATTATTTGACAGGAACATTTGTTGCTTCTAATGATCCAGGAGAGAATCCAATGTTCTCATCTTGGAATAAAGTGTTTGTGCCATATTGCAG TGGGGATGTATTTGTTGGTAGAAGAGGAAAAGCCAAGAATGGCCATGGGATGAATATGTATGGTCATTTTATTGTCAAGGCAGTGTTTTTGCAGCTTATCGAAGATTACGACATTAACAGACAAGGGATAAGG ATCCTGTTTGGTGGTGCTTCTTCTGGTGGTCTAGGAATGCTGGCAAATATTGACTTCATACAAAAGCTTGTAAAACCTGCTGAG ATTAGAGGATACAATGACGGTGGATGGTTTACTCTCTATCCTAACTTTGGGGAAACATCAGATGCAGGCCCTCCATATTTCTTCAAAGTCTTAGGATAT ATGTTTCACAAGTTGTGGGGAGGATTTGTGGATGAATCATGTCGAGCTAACATGCCCAAGGCAGAGGCTTGTTTATATGGGGAATTAG TTTTCAAACATTTATCCGCTCCAGTCTACGTGTTTGTAGCTCAATGGGACTCCTACCAATTACAAGAACTCGTGCATTCACAGTTTCCCATAATGAGGCTTCCGCCAGAGTTACCTAGTGAAGCCGAATATCTTGgaaagtttggaaaaaataCGCACAGATCTCTCCGAAGG GTTATCAACAGCCAAAAGGATGGTGTTTTTTCACCCGCTTGTTTCATGCATTCATTTTCGGGAGATAATCTTAGTTATACTTCGCCTACACTGGGTTGCACGATAAATG GCAAAACTCCATACAAAGCGTTTTCAGAATGGTTTGTCAGCAATGGAACTCGTGGAACATACGTGGAGGAACCACTTGACAGGCCAGAATGCAATCCTTCTTGTTGCTCCGAGCTTTGTCTTAAATGCcgcaaaccaaaaccaaagacGACGCATCAACTCAATGACCCTGCGGAAACAATCCAGGGCAATG GTGCTGTTCCGTTGCAAAGCGGGACGACAGTCCAAGTCTGGGGTTTGATTTTGACAACGTTTGTGTTGGTCAGCTGGAAATCTGTGTTTCTCAGTTTATGA